The genomic stretch GAAGATCGAAGACATCAAGGTCGTGGTTTCCGGTGCCGGTGCATCCGCCATCGCCTGTTCCGAGTTCTACGTGTCCATGGGCGTGAAGCGCGAGAATATCTACATGTTCGACTCCCGCGGGCTGATCCACGCCGGTCGCGAGGGGCTTCATGAGTCCAAGAAGGCGTTTGCCCAGGATAAGGACTACGGTTCTCTGGCCGACGTCATGGTCGGTGCCGATATGTTCCTCGGCTTGTCCGTCAAGGACGCCATCAACAAGGATATGGTCAAGACCATGGCTGAAAACGCCATCATCTTTGCCTGCGCCAACCCGGACCCGGAAATTCCGTATACCGACGTCAAGGAAGTCCGCCCCGACATCCTGATGGGTACCGGTCGCTCTGACTTCCCCAACCAGGTCAACAACGTGCTTGGCTTCCCGTTTATCTTCCGTGGCGCCCTCGACTGCCGGGCTACCGCCATCAATGAGGAAATGAAGCTTGCCTGTGCACAGGCTCTGGCAGATCTGGCCAAGGAACCGGTTCCGCAGGAAATCTGCGACGCCTACGGTGTGGACAAGCTCGAATACGGCATTGATTATATCATCCCCAAGCCGCTTGATCCGCGCGTACTGACCTGGCTGGCTCCTGCCGTTGCCAAGGCTGCCATGGATACCGGCGTTGCCAAGATTCAGCTCGATCTGGATGCGTACTGCAAGGAATTGGAAACCAGAATGGCTGCTTCCCAAAAGCGCACCAAGTCTGTGGTCGAATCCTTCGGCTACGACTTCTAGTCTGGCTTCTCAAACGGATATCTCGCCCCGTTCCATACACTGGAGCGGGGCGTTTTCATTGGCGGGACACGGACAGATTCAATGAAGGAGCCGGGGCGTTAGGTCTACGCCTCAGCCATCTGCCGATGAAGCTTGCAGGGCTATCGTTCGCAGATTATGCTTGAGCAAGCCAGCGATACAGAAGGGGATAGTAGAATGGACGAAGAAACCATGCAGCAGATTCGTGAGCTTGCAGAGAAAAAAGGCATGGACGCCGAGCAGTTGGCCGAAGCCTTGACCGGCGGTGTGCCGGAGGAATTGCTTGAAGCCATGACCGTGGTGCTCGGTAAAACCGCGCTCTTTGATCTGGCCCTCACCAAAAAAGACGAAACCGCGGATTAAGAGGCTGCCGGTTCCGGCTCTTCTGACCCTTGTGGCAGCTTCGGCTCGATGGACGACAAGTCGATGGTC from Pseudodesulfovibrio profundus encodes the following:
- a CDS encoding malic enzyme-like NAD(P)-binding protein, with the protein product MALFTKEEALKYHSDKRKGKLEVISIKPCDNQKHLSMAYSPGVAEACREIAADTEKVYEYTNKGNLIAVVSNGTAVLGLGNIGPEAGKPVMEGKGVLFKIFSDIDVYDINIKATTPDEIVSFCKMLEPTFGGINLEDIKAPECFEIEQRLIEEMNIPVFHDDQHGTAIISGAGIINALEISGKKIEDIKVVVSGAGASAIACSEFYVSMGVKRENIYMFDSRGLIHAGREGLHESKKAFAQDKDYGSLADVMVGADMFLGLSVKDAINKDMVKTMAENAIIFACANPDPEIPYTDVKEVRPDILMGTGRSDFPNQVNNVLGFPFIFRGALDCRATAINEEMKLACAQALADLAKEPVPQEICDAYGVDKLEYGIDYIIPKPLDPRVLTWLAPAVAKAAMDTGVAKIQLDLDAYCKELETRMAASQKRTKSVVESFGYDF